TTCGAACCGGCCAGAAAATCGACCAGAACCTCCCTCGCTCTTGCCAGTTCGCGCAGACGAGAAACTGATTGCCGATGGCGAGGATCAGCAAGAGTGAGATCCATCAACTCCAGTGCACGTTCAAATGCTCCTTGAGCTATCTGTGGATTACGGGTTTTCCAGCGCAGCGCCCGGCCAACCTCGCTTCCTACATTTCCCAGTTGCTCGTACAGCGACAGCTCCCACCAGCGATTTGCTGCGGAATCTTTATGTAGAGGAAATTTCATCGGGACACCAATCGATCCACAACATCTCGAATCCGCTCGCGTATTGAAGGATCATCCACGTTTCTGGAACGGTTTCCAAAGGAAGGGCGAAGGTTTATCATCGAATCGAACTCCAGCCAGTCAACTGGAGACAGTTCCGGATAGAGGTTGATTCCCCATAAATCCTGTTGCTTTGAGCCTGTCGCCAGCAATTCAGCTTCTTCATCGGAATGCAGGTCCGCGTCGATGATCATGATTCCGCGGGTCAGATCAACCACGGTCTTGATCATGTCCCCGAAACGCTCAGTCGCTATTTGTCGCAGTGAATCCATGGAAATCGGTTCCTGCTCAGTTACTGTTTTCATAGTTGGCTTCTCTTTTCTAGCCAGCAAGGGGTTATCTATTCTCCAGTATATAATTGTTGCGACTTGAAACAGGTTTTTTCATGTCAGTTGAATAATTCCCTTTTTTACTTGAGTATTGATCAGAATCCTAAGGGGTTTGTAAAGATGGATGTGCCTCAGGAATTTCGTTTCCTTCATAGCGCTGTGATTCTCAAAAAAATCGTAATCAATGTAATCTAATCCTTCCCTTTTCAGCGTAAGATAGCCGATTCCAAGAGAAGTTATATTCTGGAAGAAATGGGTCCCCTGTGATGGTTCCACATCCATATCCGGAAGGGGAGTTTCCACAATGCAACCCACCGAT
This portion of the Candidatus Aegiribacteria sp. genome encodes:
- a CDS encoding DUF5674 family protein translates to MDSLRQIATERFGDMIKTVVDLTRGIMIIDADLHSDEEAELLATGSKQQDLWGINLYPELSPVDWLEFDSMINLRPSFGNRSRNVDDPSIRERIRDVVDRLVSR